AGGTGCTCCTGCTGGACCTTCGGGTTGGGCCAGGCCTGGTCCGGGTAGAGCGTGGACCGGCCGGCCTCGACCGCGTCGAGCACCGGCTGCTGCAGCGCGTCGGCCTTGAAGGACGGGCTGCTCAGCGCGGGGCTGCTGCCCGAGGCCGTGGCGTACAGGGCCTGGCCCTCGGGAGAGGCGAGGAACTGCATGAACTTCCTGGCCAGCGCCGGGTTCTTGGCCTTGGCGTTGACGCCGTAGACGATGCCCACCGACACCGGCACGTAGGTGCCGTCGGCGCTGTCGGTCGCGGGGAACGGGGACATGGAGAAGGTGGTGCCCTTCGGGGCGAACTCGAGCGCCGACTGCACCGCCGACAGCACGTGCACCACGCCGAGGGCCTTGCCCTGGCCGAACATCTGCATCTGCTCGTCGTAGCCGACGCCGTTGGGGCTGTCGTTGAAGCAGCCCTTCTCGCGCATCCGCAGGTACTTCTCCAGCGCCTGCTTCCACTGCGAGCCGGCGAAGGTGGCCGTGCCGTCCTTCTGCCGCTGGGTGAAGCCGGGGTCGGGGCCGTAGACGAGGGAGGCGGTCAGCGCGTACGGCACGAGCTGGGTCACCCAGGCGGACTTCAGGCCGAGCGCGAACGGCACGACGCCCTTGGCCTTGGCGTCCTCGCAGAACCGCAGGACCTCCGGCCACGTCGTCGGCTTGCTCAGCCCGCTGGCCCGGAGCGCCTGGTCGTTCCATACCGCGCCGATGGCGCCGATCGTCACCGGGACGGCTACCACCTTGCCGGACGGGTCGCTGGTCACGGACTTGAGGTCGGCGCTCAGGCCGCCGGCCCAGCCCTCGCCGGACAGGTCCATGAGCATGCCGTCTTCGCCCAGGTCCCGCACGGCCATCGTGTTGCCGCCACCAGGCCACATGCGGAACACGTCAGGCGCGGTCCCCGAGGCGAGCTGGGTGCGGAGCTGCTGCTGGTAGGAGGCGTCGTCCTCGGTGAAGCTCGTCTTCACGGTGACGCCGGGGTTGGCCTTCTCGAACGCCGCCACCGCGGCCTTGGCCGGGCCCTGGCCCGCGGCGGCCAGTGTCAGCACCTGGTCGGACGAGGCGGCGCCGGTGGTGCCGCCGCCCGAGGTGGAGCAGGCGGTGGCCGCCAGAGCCAGGCAGGCCAACGTCTTGATCATCTTCATGTCAGACTCCTCAGAATGGGGGGCTAGCCTTTGAGGCCGCCGGCGAAGCCCTTGATGATGTGCTTCTGCAGCGCGAAGTAGACGACCAGGATCGGGATGACGCTGATCACCAGGCCGGCGAAGATGAGCGGCCACTGGGAGACGTACTGGCTGACGAAGCCGTAGATGGCGACCGGAGCCGTGGTGTTGTCGCTGCCGCCCAGGTAGAGCAGCGGCGTGAAGAACTCGTTCCAGATGCCGACGGTGTTGAGGATCACCACGGTGCCGGTGACCGGCCGCAGCAGGGGGAACACGACGGTGACGAACGAGCGCAGCGGTCCGCACCCGTCGAGCAGGGCCGCCTCCTCGTAGTCGAGCGGCAGCTCGCGCAGGAACATCGTGTAGAGGAAGACCGAGAACGGCATCTGCTGCCCGACGTTGATCAGGATCACCGACCAGAGCGAGCCGAGCAGGCCGAGGTCCCGCATGGTCGCGTACAACGGGAGCAGCGCGAGCTGGCCGGGGATGAGCAGCCCGCCGATGACGAAGGAGAAGGTGTAGCGCGACCAGCCGCGGGTCACGCGGGCCAGCGGGTAGGCGGCCATCGCCGAGAAGGCGATGATCAGGACGACGCTGATGCCGGTGATGGCGAAGCTGTTGGCCAGCGCCGCGCCCAGGCTGGCCTGGTTCCACGCCTGCGCGTAGTTGTCGAGGGTCGGCGGGAAGTCGAAGGCCAGCGCGC
This window of the Nonomuraea africana genome carries:
- a CDS encoding ABC transporter substrate-binding protein, with the protein product MKMIKTLACLALAATACSTSGGGTTGAASSDQVLTLAAAGQGPAKAAVAAFEKANPGVTVKTSFTEDDASYQQQLRTQLASGTAPDVFRMWPGGGNTMAVRDLGEDGMLMDLSGEGWAGGLSADLKSVTSDPSGKVVAVPVTIGAIGAVWNDQALRASGLSKPTTWPEVLRFCEDAKAKGVVPFALGLKSAWVTQLVPYALTASLVYGPDPGFTQRQKDGTATFAGSQWKQALEKYLRMREKGCFNDSPNGVGYDEQMQMFGQGKALGVVHVLSAVQSALEFAPKGTTFSMSPFPATDSADGTYVPVSVGIVYGVNAKAKNPALARKFMQFLASPEGQALYATASGSSPALSSPSFKADALQQPVLDAVEAGRSTLYPDQAWPNPKVQQEHLTSIQELFNGTVDVPAVLARMDKAFGAAN
- a CDS encoding carbohydrate ABC transporter permease, with the protein product MYARYTWRTLTREATLILLALLFLVPLVGLLNVSLKSQDSQTSALAFDFPPTLDNYAQAWNQASLGAALANSFAITGISVVLIIAFSAMAAYPLARVTRGWSRYTFSFVIGGLLIPGQLALLPLYATMRDLGLLGSLWSVILINVGQQMPFSVFLYTMFLRELPLDYEEAALLDGCGPLRSFVTVVFPLLRPVTGTVVILNTVGIWNEFFTPLLYLGGSDNTTAPVAIYGFVSQYVSQWPLIFAGLVISVIPILVVYFALQKHIIKGFAGGLKG